A stretch of DNA from Paenibacillus sp. FSL W8-0186:
TTCTCGTCCCGAATGAAATCCATCAAATAATGGTTATAATACTCGATATGCCCCTTATTGGTTAATTCGTTCTCTTCCTTCATCCCAATGAAGCTGCCCTGATCATCAAAAATATTGATGTATGTCAGCCGATTTCCATTAGTCCCCAGCTCCCAATAGCCTGACTTCATCATGTTCAGCATCTCTTTTGGCTGCACGAACTTGCGCTCGCTCTTTCCCATTTTGTTCGCATAAGAGAAAAACGTCGCCTTGTAATTATATTTCTCCAGCAGCGGTTGGGAGTACAGGCTGGAGTCGTTTCGTCCGTCCTCAAACGATAAGTACAGCGCTTTGTCCGGCAGCGGTTTGTGATGAAAATAGAAATCCAAAATATCCTGCTGCGATATCGTCACGTAGCCCTGGGCATATAGCGCCTTCAGCTGCTGATCAAGCTCGCTCTTGGCCACCAGCTTCGGCGTGGCTGAACGCCCTACACCGAAATAAGATATGGCGATAAAACCTTTATGATTGCGCCATTCGGATTTGTCAGGCTCCTCATATCGCCGGATTCCGAACAAGGCGTCGAACAGCAATACGCCCACGGCCAGCAAAATCGCACTTTGCACGATGGTCCTGATCCATTTTCTGCGATTTTTCTTGCGATAATCCAGGGCAGAGTTCCGGTTCTTCTTTAACATTTCTGCTATCCTCACTCTATGAATCTTCAGGCGATTGCTTTAGAACGGCAATCCGATTCTTTTTTTATTTTTTTGCCTTCGCGCTTCCTTCTTCTCTCTAGCTTCAATATCCTGCGGCGTCTCCCTTGTCCCCCAGGTAGACTTCCAGAACGTCACCCAAGCCACCGGCATCTGCCACAGAAGCACTGCCTCGTAAAATACGCAGAATATCAGTCCGTATACCCACAGCCTGCTCTTGCGGAACAATAGATGGGCCAGACTCATCAGCAGTCCCATGAGAAGCAGTCCCATCAGAAACGTGCCCGGGAAAATCTGATAAGCTAGCGGGACATAAACCAGGTTATACAGTACGACAACCGGCGCAGCGATCGGCACGATAACCCCAACGTAGAAAAAGAGCGACATAAAAGGCTCTTTACGCCAAATAAACCCCGAGGCCCGCAGCGACTCGCGCAGCCATGAACGCTTCCAGCGCATTTGCTGCTTCAGGAACACGCTCATCTTCGACGGCACGATCGTGGAGCAAATCGCACTATCCTGGTAGCCAGTACGATGCGTCTTTAAAATAAAATTCGTCATGCTCCGGTCATCGCCAAAGGTCGCCGGCTGTCCCAGGAACTTCTGGTTCAGCCAGGCTTCGGAATGCTGCAGTACAAGATCCTTGCGATAACAGGACAGCGGGCCGGACAGGCAGGTGACGCTATCGAAATACGATTCTGCTGCCTTCATAATGCGAAACGCGATATAATAACGCACGGTTTGCAGCTTCGTGATCGAATTCGTATATTTGTTCTCGACATCCGTACGACCGGCGACGCCGCCCATGCGCGGGTCCTGGAACGGCTGTACTAAATGCTTGATGGCCGTCGGCTCCAGGAAGCTGTCGGAATCCACGAAGACGACGAGATCATGCTTGGCCATTTCCACGCCCTTCACCAATGCGACCCGCTTGCCCCCGTTCTCCGGCAATACGACCATCTCTAGCCTTTCCTTGGTGGCGTAGCGCTCCGCTTCCTGGTGAACCATCTCTATCGTCCTGCGGATTACCTCGGCGGAATGATCGGTCGACCGGTCATCGACGACGATCACCTCCAGCTTATCGACCGGATAATCCTGGTTGATGCAGCTTAGTATCGTCCGGTGAATCCACTCGGCTTCATTGAAGCACGGTATAATGATGCTCACGCCCGGCGTATAATCCGGATTGACCGGCACATCCCGGTAAAACGCCCCAAACAAATACCGGCTCAGCAAAAAGATCGCCGCGATCAAACTGTATAAATACAGCCAGAAATTGTATTTAAAATAAATGACGCTCTCCACGCGCATCAGCATAATGATGGCGACGGCGATGAACAGCATTCCGCTCGCCGTATAAATCGAATATCCCCAGCGTTTCTTCTGGAAATACTCGGTCAGCGGCTTTGCAAATTGCAGGGCGACCATCTGTTTAACCTGTCCATCCGCCTCCTGCGTAAACAGGCGGACGACGTCCGCGCCTAGCCTAACGGAAGACTCGAAGCCCTCTGGCATCGTTCCCGGCGGGATGTGGCAGCGAAGCTGATACCGGTCGCCTACCTCAAACTTGCCCGCTTCAGTGCCCAGCTCAATCAATATACCTGTTGACGATATATCGACGGCCCGGGCCTGAATGCCTGCCTTCTTCTTTCCTCCCTCGGGGATCAGCAGAACATCAAAATCCGCGATGTAACGAAGGCTGAGCAGCCGCAGCTTCTCCCGGAAATCCAGATCATTGCCGTCCAGCTCCGGTTCCGGCCCATCGCCCCGCAGTCCCCTGCGGTCGAGCCGTCCCCGAATATTCTCAGGATCGGGCACATGCGACAATGTACGCCTGTCAACTTTAGGTATTGTCAGTACTTCTTCCTTTTTCTTCTTACTTTTAATCACTGTTTGCGTCCCCAATCATTATTGGTATACCTGCAGCCTACAGCCTCCAGTAGTAGAAACCGCTGTGTTCATACTCCGCTTTGGAGTATATCCCTTTGACATCAATCATGATCTTCGTCTGATTGCCATTGTACATTTTCTTAAAATCCTCAATTCCCATTTCGGCAAAAGGCGTATGCGGAACCGCGACAATGACTACGTTCAAGTCCTGGAACGAGGACATGTCCGCTAATTCGAGGCCGTATTCCTCGTAAGCCTCCTGCGGATCTACCAGCGGGTCGGCGACTAAAGTCGTCACCCCATAATCCTTCAGTTCATTGATAATGTCCGTGACCTTTGTGTTCCGGATGTCCGCGCAGTTCTCCTTAAAGGCCAGGCCCAGCAGGCCGATTCTCGTATTTCGGATATCGAGCTGCTGCCGGACCAATATTTTAATAATACTGTCCGCAATGTAGGCTCCCATGCTGTCGTTGATATGCCGCCCCGCCAAGATGATTTTCGAATGGTAGCCCGTATCCTCTGCTTTATAAGTTAAATAATAAGGATCTATGCCAATACAGTGCCCGCCTACCAAACCAGGGGTAAAATGCAGAAAATTCCACTTCGTCCCCGCCGCCTCCAGCACAGACTTCGTGTCGATGCCCATGCGGTGGAACACCATCGATAGTTCATTCATGAAGGCGATATTGATGTCCCGCTGTGCATTTTCAATAACCTTGGCTGCCTCGGCGACCTTGATGCTCTCCGCCCGGTATACGCCGGCTTCAATTACAAGCTCGTACACCCGGGCAATCAACTCTCGCGCTTCATCGTCAATGCCGGATACGATCTTCACAATATTCTCCAGACGGTGGACTTTATCGCCGGGATTGATCCGTTCAGGCGAGTAGCCTACCTTAAAATCGACTCCGCACCT
This window harbors:
- a CDS encoding glycosyltransferase — encoded protein: MIKSKKKKEEVLTIPKVDRRTLSHVPDPENIRGRLDRRGLRGDGPEPELDGNDLDFREKLRLLSLRYIADFDVLLIPEGGKKKAGIQARAVDISSTGILIELGTEAGKFEVGDRYQLRCHIPPGTMPEGFESSVRLGADVVRLFTQEADGQVKQMVALQFAKPLTEYFQKKRWGYSIYTASGMLFIAVAIIMLMRVESVIYFKYNFWLYLYSLIAAIFLLSRYLFGAFYRDVPVNPDYTPGVSIIIPCFNEAEWIHRTILSCINQDYPVDKLEVIVVDDRSTDHSAEVIRRTIEMVHQEAERYATKERLEMVVLPENGGKRVALVKGVEMAKHDLVVFVDSDSFLEPTAIKHLVQPFQDPRMGGVAGRTDVENKYTNSITKLQTVRYYIAFRIMKAAESYFDSVTCLSGPLSCYRKDLVLQHSEAWLNQKFLGQPATFGDDRSMTNFILKTHRTGYQDSAICSTIVPSKMSVFLKQQMRWKRSWLRESLRASGFIWRKEPFMSLFFYVGVIVPIAAPVVVLYNLVYVPLAYQIFPGTFLMGLLLMGLLMSLAHLLFRKSRLWVYGLIFCVFYEAVLLWQMPVAWVTFWKSTWGTRETPQDIEAREKKEARRQKNKKRIGLPF
- a CDS encoding nucleotide sugar dehydrogenase codes for the protein MGLYEDIVNRREGIAVIGLGYVGLPIAVAFSRKTNVVGFDVNRRKIDSYLTGIDVTGDVGDDVIRTCGVKFTSDEEMLEGIRFFLVAVPTPIQSGNVPDLKYVQSASRIVGKKLTPGAVVVYESTVYPGVTEDVCIPILEEESGLRCGVDFKVGYSPERINPGDKVHRLENIVKIVSGIDDEARELIARVYELVIEAGVYRAESIKVAEAAKVIENAQRDINIAFMNELSMVFHRMGIDTKSVLEAAGTKWNFLHFTPGLVGGHCIGIDPYYLTYKAEDTGYHSKIILAGRHINDSMGAYIADSIIKILVRQQLDIRNTRIGLLGLAFKENCADIRNTKVTDIINELKDYGVTTLVADPLVDPQEAYEEYGLELADMSSFQDLNVVIVAVPHTPFAEMGIEDFKKMYNGNQTKIMIDVKGIYSKAEYEHSGFYYWRL